ttaattaaatgatattttaccaatatacccttcaaactctaggtatataaacttattagttgttgtgatttattttctttgacatattgtgattgattatttgtgatattgggatatgctttaattttgaatgattatttgtgatgcagttactcgttagttctgaattttatattaaaaatatttatttgttttttttttcattaatttttatttttcattttgataaaatctgataaacaggtcgacacgactgacccgtttaataaatgggtcgtgttagggttaaggaatcttgacccgtttaataaacatgtcgggttagtgttgacctatgtagtcgaatactcatgacttgacacgacacgaacccgacacgtaaacacgaattgccacccctaatcccatctataataattgaaagtttATCTGTTCCATGTGTCACGTTTTTTCTTTGCcattccaaagaaaaaaagagtttttgttttgaagataccgtttaagatttgattatctgattgataaaaaaaaaatatttgtttgagAAATCTGATTAATAAAATTAGGTCTAAGAAATAGAGCTCTTCgtattttaatattatacaACAAGGGTGATATTTATAATTTACCCCTTTTTAATAAGATTTGGGTTCAAACCTAAtatgctttcaaaaaaaaaaaaaaaaaacctaatatggctgtaaaataaatttaaataatatttttttttcgaAATAAGCCTTTTTGTATGGCACCGACTACTGGACCTTTAACTGTTTGACATATTATAGAAGGCAAAAAATTCCTAAGAGAAGTAGaacaattaattaaacaaaataggTGAGGTAGAAAATATTAGGTTCACCACGTaggacttgattttttttaaaatactttttgtCTTGATTAAGAAGTTAACTCAcacgtttctcaaaaaaaaaaaaaaaagttaactcACATATGTACACTTCCATAAGTGACATCTTCTCATTGATTGAGAAGATCATGTTTAGATgccttttataaattattataaataaaaattgtgtcacataattaaattaaaattaaaccgACTTattattagcaaaaaaataaaataaaaaataaaccgACTTACAAAATCGATCGAACTAGTATTAGGAATAGTATTCACACAGACACTTATATATATTGGTTCACCCCATTGAACGTTTAAACCTAgccatgtgtgtgtgtgtatatatatatatatatatcataatcaaaagtagtttcttgccttgtttgttttgttctttcCTATAATTTCATATACACCTTCTAATCCCATATATTTCACTTATAAATcacaaagttttattttattcaattagTGAACTAGCTATCATTGAACTCTAGTCCACAATAAATTATTGACTTAATTACAGGACAAaattcttccttttcttcaacCTACTTAATTaggaataattttatttttctaaaaaaaaaaaaggaataattttataagtaaaaatataGAGTGTAGTGTAGATCACATGAACATCTATCTCTCTAGTCTTGCCCGCCCCCTCACCTGTTTTGTATAATTGTTCTACTctcttttatgtttattttattttttaaatagtactTGTGAAAAGTAATTAACTTAATTTCATCATATCTTAAAGGAATGGAGCAGGCACATGAAAGGAAAGAGCAAATGCAAGAACTGAGCAGTGAGAAACAACTTATGCTTTCTTATCCTCCTACTGACCCACAATCATATCCTTGGTTAGTGATATGTGATGGGTATGATAAAGAAAGACAAACTTTTTTCAGCATATCAAAAGATTACTTTCACACCAGAAACATTCCTGAGATGTGCAATAAACTAATATACACTAGTTGTGATGGATGGTTGGTATTAAAGGATATCGATTCAAAGAATTTGTGTCTTTTGAATCCTACTTCTAAAGAGATGATGCAACTTCCGACATTGGAAGACATTGCTGATCATTTTATTTGTATTCTGACGGCAACACCAAGTGACCCCCACAATCAGTGCTATTGATCCCCCAACGTGCACATTTTCTTTTTGCCAATTAACTTggtgataaaaaattttacaaacaaaCCCTTCAAGCAAATGGGTCAGTGTTCGTTCAATCTGCAACATTTCATGGAGGAAAAATTTATCTTTTGATATACTTTGGGATATCAGGTTCTTTATCTTATACCGCTGAGTTTGTGGGTGGAGAAATTCGTTTTACCAAGTTGGCAATAGAGAGATTTGACGTGTCATTACCTGCCGATGTAGTATTTTACCGTGATTATCTCATTGAATCTTGTGGTGAGCTCTTATTAGTTTACCAGATGTTGTTTGGATCGTACAGGAGAAAGGTTTATGGTTTCGTAATTTATCGGATGGATTCTTCAAAGAATGCATGGGTCCAAGTGAAGAACATAGGAGAGCGTGCTATTTTTATTTCCGATAGGAGCAAAATATCTTGTTTTGTAGCTGAAAATGGAGTCAAGCGAAATTCGATTTACTTCACAATGACCTCTAGTCGATTTCTTTATGTCTTTGACTTGGAAGATGATACCATTACAAAGTTCCTACCTTGCCCTACTGTAGCTTGTCGTGAATTAGATCTTGATTGGGTTATTCTGAAATAGaattattgttatattttagTTGTTTAATTGTCAATTaacttgaataatt
This genomic stretch from Castanea sativa cultivar Marrone di Chiusa Pesio chromosome 9, ASM4071231v1 harbors:
- the LOC142608703 gene encoding uncharacterized protein LOC142608703, whose product is MEQAHERKEQMQELSSEKQLMLSYPPTDPQSYPWLVICDGYDKERQTFFSISKDYFHTRNIPEMCNKLIYTSCDGWLVLKDIDSKNLCLLNPTSKEMMQLPTLEDIADHFICSLSYTAEFVGGEIRFTKLAIERFDVSLPADVVFYRDYLIESCGELLLVYQMLFGSYRRKVYGFVIYRMDSSKNAWVQVKNIGERAIFISDRSKISCFVAENGVKRNSIYFTMTSSRFLYVFDLEDDTITKFLPCPTVACRELDLDWVILK